From Jiangella mangrovi:
GTTGAAGACGCCCACCCAGCCCGAACCCGGGTCGTCGCGGCGCGGCGTCGCCCAGACCTCGATGCCGTCCGCGGCGTAGCGCAGCCGGCCGACCACGCCGTTGCCCTGGCAGGCCAGCAGCTCCGGGTCGGTGACGAGGTCGAAGGTGGCGTCGTCGGTGAGTACCAGGTCGCCGCCGAGGATGAGCGGCGCGGCTGCCATGGCACGCAGCGTCACGAACGTGCGCTGCTGCGACGGTGTCAGCCGGCAGTCGCGATCGCGGCCCTTGCCGTGGCGGGCCGCCATCAGGTCGTCGTCGATGTCAGCGGCGTCGGCCGGGACCCGGACGCGCAGCCGGCCGAGGCAGAGCATGTCGAGGTCGGGCCAGAAGCCGTCACCGCAGGGCCAGGCGTACCAGGCGCGGAACGCCCGATCGAGGTCGTCGCGGGTGTCCCAGATGTCGCTGGTCGTGCGGACCAGGTCGGCCCGCCGATAGGCGCCGGCGTAGCGGTGGTCGGTGTCGTTGCCGGGCGACAGGCTCAGGACCATCGGCCGGCCGCTGCGCTGGATCGCCGTGGCCAGTGCATCGATCTCGGCGGGGAACCGGGTGATGTCGTCGGCCTTGATGAAGTCGACGCCCCAGGAGGCGAGCAACGCCACCCAGGAGTCGTAGTACTCCTGGGCACCGGGCCGGCTCATGTCGACGCCTACGTTGTAGTCGCACCAGCGGCAGCCGCTGGACGGGTCGGCGACGTCTGCCGCGGTGTACGGCGTGCCGAGCACGGGCAGGCGCCGCTCGACCGCGACGCGCGGGATCCCGCGCATGACGTGCACGCCGAACCTCACCCCCAGCTCGTGCGCCTGAGCGGCCAGCGCGGCCAGGCCGCTCGGGAAGTACGTGCGCGACGGGAGGTACCGGCCGTACTCGTCGACGCGGAAGCCCGACGGGGCCGAGCGCGCCGGCACCAGCGAGCCGGGCAACAGGTCGTACTCGCAGTACCAGCCGATGTCGAGCACGAAGTAGTCGTAGCCGTGCGGGCGCAACCGCTGCGCGAACCGCTCGAGGTTGGCGCGCGCGGCGACCTCGTCGATGAACCCGCCGTAGCTGTCGAAGCTGTTCCAGCCGCGGGGTGCGCTGTTCGTCATCGCAGTCCGTAGACGCGCTCGGCCGTGCCGCCGCGCACCGCCGCCAGCTCCGCAGCGGACAGCTCGGGCAGCGCCGCCTCGTGGAAGTCCCAGGTCTCGCGGTAGCTCGCCGCGCGCAGGCAGTTCGGCCAGTCGGCGGCCAGCATGAGCCGGTTCGGGCCGAACAGCTCGACCGCCGCCGCGACGAACGGCGCTGCGGTCTCGGCACCCGCACCCGGCAGCGTCACGAGGCCGGACACCTTCGCGACGGCGTTCGGGCACGCGGCCAGCGGCATGACCAGCGCCCGCCACCCCGCCAGGCCGGACGCCCCGCCGTCGAGCGGCAGGTGGGCGAGATGGTCGAGCACGAACGTCAGCTCCGGCAGCGCCGCCACCGCCCGTGCCGCGGCCGGAAGCTGCTCGTGCCGGACGACGAGGTCGAAGGTGAGCCCCGCCGCCGCCACGGCGGCCAGGCCGCGGCGCACCTCGGGCCGGTCGAAGTAGTCCGCGTCGGGGCGGTGCGTCGCATGCGCCCGCACACCGGACAGGAACCGCCCGCCCGGCAGCGACCGGTAGCGGGCCAGTGCGTCGGCGAGGTCCGGCCGGGCCGGGTCGACCCAACCGACCACTCCCCCGATCTCCGGGGTCTTCTCGGCGACCGCCAGGAACTCCTCGACCTCGACCTCGCGGCCGAGCCCGGACTCGACCAGCACCGTCCTCTCGACGTCCGACGAGGCCAGCGCCGCCCGCAGCTCCGGCACCCAGAACGGGCGGCGCAGCGCGGTCATGGCCGGTCCCTCGAGCCAGCGGTAGCCGCGGCCGGCGTCGAGCCACAGGTGGTGATGGGCGTCGACGATCACGGCGTGGGCACCTCCTCGGGCAGCAGCCTCTCGGCCACCAGCTCCGCCCACAGCTCCCCCGGTACCTCCAGGCTCTCGAGACGGACGTCGTCGGCGATCTCCGCCGGGGTGCCCGCGCCGACGACGACGCTGCGCACCGCCGGGTGACCGAACGGGAACCGCAGCGCCGCGGCCGCCAGCGGCACGCCGTGGCGGGCGCAGACGGCCGCCAGCCGCTTGGCCCGGCCGACCAGCTCCGGCGGCGCCGGCACGTAGGCGTACGGCGCGCCGTCGGCGGGGTCGGCGAGCAGGCCGGAGCCGAACACGCCGGCCGCGATGACTGCGACGCCGCGCTGGTGGCACAACGGCAGCAGCGACGTCAGCGCCGACTGGTCGAGCAGCGTGTAGCGCAGCGCGATCAGCAGGCAGTCGAGGTCGGCGGCCCGGACGAACCGGGCCGCGGCCGGGCCGTCGTTGAACCCGGCGCCGATGCGGCCCACCACGCCCTCGTCGCGCAGCCGCGCGGCGGCCCGGTAGGCGCCGGCCAGCGCGGCGTCGTGATGCTCGGCCGGGTCGTGGACGTGCAGGACGTCCAGCCGGTCCATGTCGAGCAGGCGCAGGCTCTCGGCCACCGAGCGCAGCGTCGCGTCGTAGGAGAAGTCGGCGACCCTGGCGCCGTCGTCGAGCATGATCCAGCCGCTCTTGGTGGCGACGGCGAACGAGCCCCGAGGCCGCCCGCGCAGGGCCGCGCCCAGCCGATGCTCGGCCCGCCGCGACGGGCCGTACAGCGGTGCGGTGTCGAAGAAGCGCACGCCGGCGTCCCAGGCGGTGTCGACGGTCTCCCTCCAGGGCGCGTCCGGGTCCTTGCCCAGCGGTGCCAGTCCGAGACCGAACGACGGCAGCGGTTCAGCCATGGTCACTCCTTGAGCGTCAGGTACACCTGGGCGTGCAGGTGTGCCTCGCCCTGCTCGGGGTGTGCGGCCAGCCGCAGCCACCCTCCGAACTGGGTGACGCCGACGGTGTACAGCCCGGGTGCGTCGAACCGCACCGCCTCACCGTGGGGGCACCAGTGGTGTCCGTCGGGCGAGATCTCCGTCTGGACCACCCACATCCCGGTGGCCGACGCGACCCGGAGGAACCACCGCGCCTCACCGGCCCAGCCGGCCTCATAGGGCTCGGTGGCGAAGTGGGTGTCGAAGCGCCCGTTGCGTTCGATGACAGCCGTATGGGAAACCCTCATGCCTCACCAGTCCGCCGAGATGACACAGGAATCGAGAAACAGGAAATTGCGCACGTCGCGGTGCGTCCGGACGTCCAGCAGCAGGTTGAACAGCCCGCGCAGGCCGGTGTAGGGGTGTGGGTAGACCGGGACGTCGATGTCGCGCAGGTCCATCACCCGGTCGTTGACCTGCAGCTCCACGTTGCGCCCCGCCTTGGTGTCGACCTGCCAGCGCAGGTAGTGCCAGTTGACCTTGGTGGGCACCTCGTTGAAGCACAGCGGCCCCTGCCCGCCCGGCACCGGCTGCCAGTCGTCGTCGGACAGTGTGTGGAAGTCGCCGTTCGGGATCTGGCCGACCAGCTGCATCTTGGTGGTCGGCTGGAGGCTGGTCTTGTAGTACCAGCCCTGCACCAGCCGGCCGTCGACGCTGGTGTTCTGGTAGCGCAGCGCGCAGTGGTAGCGGCTGCCGTCGAACCGGCCGATGTCGTTGCTCAGGGTGAAGGCGCCGAGGTCGTACTCGCTCGGGTCCTCGTTGCCGTCCCAGCCGCGGTCGGCGTAGACGCCGTTGCCCTGCCGGGCCTCGGGCTTGGCGGCGAAGTACGTCTCGAACTGCACCAGCGCCTCGTCGGCCAGCGTGAGCCGCTTGATGAGGCAGGCCGTGTGCCCGGCGCGCGGGCGGGTGGCCAGCTTCAGCGCGTACGTCCCGGTCATGGCGCCGTGCGAGCCGATGTCGAAGAAGGGGACGGTGGACAGCTGCGGCGGGCGGAGGTCGCCGAACGACGGCCGGACGGTGTCGAGGTCGCCGTCGTGGTTGCCGCACAGCTCGCACCACCCGTTGACCCCGCGGTCGAAGTCGTCGTACGACAGCACCCGGCGCAGCGGGTTGTACCTGGCCAGTTCGATGGTCATCCCTTGACGCTCCCTGCGGTGAGGCCCGCGATCACATGACGTTGCGCGGCCACGAAGACCACGAGGACGGCCAGGATGGACAGCGTCGTCGCCGCCATCTGCACGTTCCACAACTGGGTGCCGTACGCGTCCTCGATCTCGGTGAGCACGAGCGGCAGCGTGAAGTTCTCCGGCGTGCGCAGGAAGATCAGCGGTTCGAGGAACATGTTCCAGCTGTTGTAGACGGAGAGGATCACCACAACGGCCACGGTCGGGCGCACCAGTGGCACCGCGACCCGCCAGTAGGTGCCCCAGCGGCCCAGTCCGTCCAACCGGGCCGCGTCCTCCAGCTCCTTGGGCAGCGACAGGAACGCCTGACGCATGATGAAGGTCGCGATGACGCCGCCTCCGGAGAAGATCGGCAGCACGATCAGCGGCCAGTGGGTGTCGATCAGCCCGAGGGAGTTGACGATGCGGTACAGCGGTACCACCGTCACCTCTTCGGGGATCAGGATCCCACTGATGAGCAGCAGGAAGATCCCGTTGCGGCCGCGGAACCGGAACCGCGCCAGCGCGTAGCCGGCCATCGTCGACACCAGGACCGTGCCGGCGGTCGCCAGTACGGCGATGTACAGGCTGTTGAGGTACTGCCGGGCGAACGGCTGCACCTCGAACACCGTCCGGTAGTTCTCCCAGTTCCACTGCGTGGGGAAGAACCGCGGCGGATAGGAGAACACCGCGTCGTTGGAGTTCAGCGACGCCGTCACCATCCACAGCCCGGGCAGGACGAACAGCGCCGCCGCGAGCAGCAGCACCACATACAGCCCGGCCCGCGAGGCCAGCGCCTGCAAGGCCCTAGTCCGACTCATGGAACACCACCCGCTTGCGCGCGACCCACATGACGCCGGTGAGCACCACGAGCACCAGGAACAGCAGCACCGACAGCGCGCCGGCGTAGCCGAAGTCACCGTTGCCGAAGGCCTGCCGGTAGATGTAGTAGGCCAGGACGGTCGTCTCGTAGCCCGGCCCGCCCTCGGTGAGCAGCAGCACCTGCGCGAACACCTTGAGCGAGCCGATGGTCATCAGGATCGTGACCATGAGGATCTCCGGCGAGATCATCGGCACCGTGACGGAGCGGAACGTCCGCAGCCGGCCGGCCCCGTCGACCCGCGCGGCCTCCGTCAGCTCCTTCGGCACGCCCTGCAGCGCGGCCAGGAAGATCAGCATGTTGATGCCGACGCCCTTGAGTGCCTGCACGACGATGACGCAGACCATCGCGGGCACCGGCTCACGCAGCCAGTTGGGGCCGTCGACCGAGATCATCCGCAGCAGCCCGTTGACGGCGCCGTCGGGCAGCAGCATGAACTGCCAGACGATGACCCATGCGGCGACCGACACCAGCGCCGGGGCGAAGAAGATCGCCCGGAACACCTTGATGCCGGCGATCCGCTGGTTCACCAGGACCGCCAGGAACAGCGCGAACGGCACGCCGAGGACGACCAGCCCGACCACGAAGATGCCGGTGGAGCGGAGCACCGTCGGCAGGTTCGGGTCGTCGAGCAGCCGCTGGTAGTTCTCGGTGCCCGCGAACTCGCTGCTCCCGGACAGCGCGCTGAACTCCTGGAAGCTGTACCAGAACAGCGCCACCATCGGGACCACGACCACCGCGAGGTAGCCGATGACCTGCGGCGAGGTGAACAGGTAGCCGGCGATGAGCTCGCGGCGAGCCTGGGTGAGCCGCGGCCGCCGCGCCGGTGGCCCCAAGGAGCCACCGGGCGGCGCCGGCCGACGACCGGTATCGGTCAGTTGCGTCATCGTCCGTCCTACTCGGACAGCAGCGGGCCGATGCGGTCGCAGACCCCGGTCAGTGCGGCCTGGACGTCGGCGCCCGGCTGCCACAGCGTCTCGAGCCCGATGCGGCCCTCGGTCTGGATGTCGCCCATGTTCGTGTGCGTCGGCGCCAGCCGGCCGTGCGTGATGCCGTCGACGACGACCGACTGCAACTGCTCCGGGGTGAGGACGGGGTTCGCGGCGGCGAGGGTGTCGACGTCGATCAGCGGGGTCCGGATCGACGGGAAGAACTCGCTGAGCTTGCGGGAGTTCTCCTCGTTGGTCATGAAGGCGACGAACTCGGCGGCGAGGTCGGGATGGTCGCCCTCGGCGAAGGCCACGACGGCGGACTGCCCGATGACCGCGGTCCGCCCATCGGAGGTCTCCGGCCCGCTCGGCAGCGGGACGAGGCCCCATTCGAACGGCGCGCTCTCCAGCGTGTTCGCCATGCTGATGAAGGTGTCGACCATGGCGGCGTTGCCGGCGGCGAAGTCGACCACCTCGCCCGGTGTGGGATAGGACCCGTCGGTGTAGATCATGTCGTGCAGCAGCGTGAAGGCCTCGACGTTGCCGGCGTCGTCGAACGTGCACTCGGTGCCGTCCTCGTCCCACGGCGCCCCGCCGTAGGCGTAGCTCACGTGGGAGAGGAACTGCCAGTTCTGGTCGAAGTTGAGGTACGGGCCGATGTAGAAGCCGGCCACCTGCTGCGAGTCGCTGATCGCCTTGGCCGCGGCGGCCAGGTTCTCCCAGGTCCACGTGCCGTCGGCCAGCATCTCGTCCGGGGCCGGGAGGCCAGCGGCAGCGAACATGTCGGCGTTGTAGAAGACGCCGGCCGGCGAGGTGGAGAACGGGATGCCGTAGACGGAGTCGCCGTCGCTCCACAGCTCCATCGCGCTCGGGGTGAGGTCGTCGAACGCGTAGCCCTCGTCCTCGTGCACGGTCGGCCCGAGGTCGACGAGGCCGTCCAGCGCGATGAAGTCGCGGGCGTCGACCTCGCTCAGCCAGCCAACGTCGGGGGCGTCGCCGCCGGAGATCTGGGTGGTGACCACCGTCCGGTAGTTCTCGCCGGTCGGCGTGGTCTCGATCGCGACCGACGACACCTCGTCCGGGTGCGCCGCGACGAACTCGTCGGCGATCTCGTTGAGGATGGCGAGGTGCGCTTCGTTCGGGGTCCACGTCACCATGCGCAGCTCGACGGGGCCCGCGTCGGCGCCCGTCTCGTCGTCGCCGCCGCCGCAGGCGGTGAGGGTCAGGGCGACGGCCGCGGCGGCGGCGGTCGCGCGGGTCCAGCGGATCGTTCTCATCGGTCTGTCTCCTCGAGCGTCGTGGGTCGGGTCAGGAGGTCCGCAGGTCGCGGCGCCGGAGCAGCTCCAGCTGGGTGGCGGGCAGCGCCAGCCCGTACATGCGGAAGGCGTCCAGCCGGGCCGGCGGGGTGCGGTCGGCGGGGGTAAGCGTGGTGGAGCCGAGCCGCAGCTCGGCACTCGGTGCGGGCGGCAGTGCGCCGTTGCCGGCGACGCGGCCGATCTCGGCGACGGCGGTGGTCCGGTTGCCGCGGTAGACCCGCAGGCCGGTGCCGTCGCCGACGACGGCGAGGAACTGCCAGTCCCGCGCGTCGAAGGCCGCCGGCCGCAGCCCCAGCGGGCCGGCCTGCAACAGCGTGGAGACCGCACCCGCCGTCGAGCCGGCCAGGACGTACCAGTCCAGCGCGCTGCCGCGGCCGAAGATCCGGTCGTTGGCGGCGGGGTCGGCGGTGAGCTTCAGCCAGAGCACCACGCTGAACTGCGCCAGCGCGTTCACCTTGGCCGAGCCGGCCACGCCGGGCGTGACGTAGGCGACGCCGCCAGCGGCGAGGTCCAGGGACGCGCCAGTCCCGAGCGGGGTGTCGGCGCTGCGCCGGGCGGCGCCGGCGAACGTGCCCGGGGCCGCCGGTGCGGCACCCGCGTCGGCGGCCGGTTCGGTGCCGGTGCTCGACTCGTCGAAGCCGTAGGACAGCAGCGGCGTCACCCGCGCGGCCACGGTGAGCGGCGTCGACGCGGTCAACGTGACGCCGTGCTGCGTGACCGTCGCCGTGAGCACTGCGCTCCCCTCGGCGACGGCGGTGATCGTGCCGGTCGAGGGGTCGACGGCGGCGACGGCGGGCCGATCGCTGGCGTACGCGACGACGGCGCCGGTGAATTCTGCGCTCGCGCCGGTGTCGGTGCGGCCGGACACCGTCAGGCGAGTGGTCTCGCCCACGCCCAGCAGCTCGGTCTCCGCGGCGACCCGGACCTCCCAGAGGAGGTCGCCGACGACGATGCGCACGGGCGGCGCAGACACCGGCCCGCTGGCGTGGTCGACGGTCGCCGTGACGTGCGCCTGGCCCGGTGCGACGGCGGTGACGAGGCCTGCGGCGTTGACCGTGGCGACATCGGGCGCGTCGCTGGCGAACGTGGTCGACCCGAGACTGGTCCGCAGCGCCAGCCCGTCGGCCGTCCAGGCGTCGACCCGGATGCGGGTGCGACGGCCGATGGCGAGCTTCGGGGTCTCGGCCGACGCCGTCGCCTCCCAGAGGACGCCCGCAGCGGCGGTCGGCATGCGGGGCACGCGCAGCAGCACGACCTCGGCCGGGAACACCGGGGTGGCCGTGCCCGGCTGGAGCACCGTCACCTCGGCCGGGCCGTCCGGCTCGAACGGGTGGGTGCCGGCGTACAGGCCGAAGCGCTGGGGTGGGTTGCGGCCCGCGTTGACGACCTCGTCGAGGACGATCCGGCTCTCGCCCCGGGCGTGCCGGATGACGACGCTGAGGTGTTGCGGCGCCGTCGTACTGGCGTCGCGGCGCAGGTAGACCCGGTAGAGGCCGGCGTCGGCGATCTCGAGCCTGGCGCGCACGGTGGAGGCGTCGACGGCTGTCAGCGGTGCCGCGGCCCGGACTGCGGCCATGGTGCGGATCGCCGGCAGCTGCGCCTGCGCGCCGACCCCGGTGTTCGCGGTGTCAATGCTCCGGATCCCCAGCGCGAGGGCGGGCGACGACGGCAGCAGCCGGTAGTCGCCGGCCCCGGGGTCGGCGAACCCGGGGTCGGCCGCGACCGACGCCGCGTCGTTGCCGTGGTCCTGCCAGGACGCCAGCGAGCGGTGCGGCACCATCTCGACCGGGCGGCCGCCGTTGAACAGGACGTTGCGATCGGTCGCGACGACAGCGCGCGGGTCGGCCAGCACGACGTCGAGGAGCGGCGGCAGGACGTCGAGGCGGTAGAGGACGTCGTCAGCGGTGCGGACGTTCGCGATGACGCCACGCTCGATCCGGTTGCCGCGGGCGATGCCATCGGTGTCGGTGAACCAGAACTGCCCGGGATCAGCCAGGACGTTGTTGACGTAGCCGTTGAACTGCCCGCCGTTGGCCATGGCCGGGTACGACGCCCCGACGACGAGGTTGCCCTCGAACCAGAAGTGGCTCGCCGAGTGGTCCGCGTACAGGCCGAACCCGTACGGGAA
This genomic window contains:
- a CDS encoding glycoside hydrolase family 27 protein gives rise to the protein MTNSAPRGWNSFDSYGGFIDEVAARANLERFAQRLRPHGYDYFVLDIGWYCEYDLLPGSLVPARSAPSGFRVDEYGRYLPSRTYFPSGLAALAAQAHELGVRFGVHVMRGIPRVAVERRLPVLGTPYTAADVADPSSGCRWCDYNVGVDMSRPGAQEYYDSWVALLASWGVDFIKADDITRFPAEIDALATAIQRSGRPMVLSLSPGNDTDHRYAGAYRRADLVRTTSDIWDTRDDLDRAFRAWYAWPCGDGFWPDLDMLCLGRLRVRVPADAADIDDDLMAARHGKGRDRDCRLTPSQQRTFVTLRAMAAAPLILGGDLVLTDDATFDLVTDPELLACQGNGVVGRLRYAADGIEVWATPRRDDPGSGWVGVFNRTTEALLRTVPLGALGLGRTPDEELLVRLEPDDVRFTRYRTTGDSNGLT
- a CDS encoding amidohydrolase family protein, whose product is MIVDAHHHLWLDAGRGYRWLEGPAMTALRRPFWVPELRAALASSDVERTVLVESGLGREVEVEEFLAVAEKTPEIGGVVGWVDPARPDLADALARYRSLPGGRFLSGVRAHATHRPDADYFDRPEVRRGLAAVAAAGLTFDLVVRHEQLPAAARAVAALPELTFVLDHLAHLPLDGGASGLAGWRALVMPLAACPNAVAKVSGLVTLPGAGAETAAPFVAAAVELFGPNRLMLAADWPNCLRAASYRETWDFHEAALPELSAAELAAVRGGTAERVYGLR
- a CDS encoding aldo/keto reductase — protein: MAEPLPSFGLGLAPLGKDPDAPWRETVDTAWDAGVRFFDTAPLYGPSRRAEHRLGAALRGRPRGSFAVATKSGWIMLDDGARVADFSYDATLRSVAESLRLLDMDRLDVLHVHDPAEHHDAALAGAYRAAARLRDEGVVGRIGAGFNDGPAAARFVRAADLDCLLIALRYTLLDQSALTSLLPLCHQRGVAVIAAGVFGSGLLADPADGAPYAYVPAPPELVGRAKRLAAVCARHGVPLAAAALRFPFGHPAVRSVVVGAGTPAEIADDVRLESLEVPGELWAELVAERLLPEEVPTP
- a CDS encoding DUF6772 family protein, producing the protein MTIELARYNPLRRVLSYDDFDRGVNGWCELCGNHDGDLDTVRPSFGDLRPPQLSTVPFFDIGSHGAMTGTYALKLATRPRAGHTACLIKRLTLADEALVQFETYFAAKPEARQGNGVYADRGWDGNEDPSEYDLGAFTLSNDIGRFDGSRYHCALRYQNTSVDGRLVQGWYYKTSLQPTTKMQLVGQIPNGDFHTLSDDDWQPVPGGQGPLCFNEVPTKVNWHYLRWQVDTKAGRNVELQVNDRVMDLRDIDVPVYPHPYTGLRGLFNLLLDVRTHRDVRNFLFLDSCVISADW
- a CDS encoding carbohydrate ABC transporter permease, with protein sequence MSRTRALQALASRAGLYVVLLLAAALFVLPGLWMVTASLNSNDAVFSYPPRFFPTQWNWENYRTVFEVQPFARQYLNSLYIAVLATAGTVLVSTMAGYALARFRFRGRNGIFLLLISGILIPEEVTVVPLYRIVNSLGLIDTHWPLIVLPIFSGGGVIATFIMRQAFLSLPKELEDAARLDGLGRWGTYWRVAVPLVRPTVAVVVILSVYNSWNMFLEPLIFLRTPENFTLPLVLTEIEDAYGTQLWNVQMAATTLSILAVLVVFVAAQRHVIAGLTAGSVKG
- a CDS encoding carbohydrate ABC transporter permease gives rise to the protein MTDTGRRPAPPGGSLGPPARRPRLTQARRELIAGYLFTSPQVIGYLAVVVVPMVALFWYSFQEFSALSGSSEFAGTENYQRLLDDPNLPTVLRSTGIFVVGLVVLGVPFALFLAVLVNQRIAGIKVFRAIFFAPALVSVAAWVIVWQFMLLPDGAVNGLLRMISVDGPNWLREPVPAMVCVIVVQALKGVGINMLIFLAALQGVPKELTEAARVDGAGRLRTFRSVTVPMISPEILMVTILMTIGSLKVFAQVLLLTEGGPGYETTVLAYYIYRQAFGNGDFGYAGALSVLLFLVLVVLTGVMWVARKRVVFHESD
- a CDS encoding ABC transporter substrate-binding protein, with protein sequence MRTIRWTRATAAAAAVALTLTACGGGDDETGADAGPVELRMVTWTPNEAHLAILNEIADEFVAAHPDEVSSVAIETTPTGENYRTVVTTQISGGDAPDVGWLSEVDARDFIALDGLVDLGPTVHEDEGYAFDDLTPSAMELWSDGDSVYGIPFSTSPAGVFYNADMFAAAGLPAPDEMLADGTWTWENLAAAAKAISDSQQVAGFYIGPYLNFDQNWQFLSHVSYAYGGAPWDEDGTECTFDDAGNVEAFTLLHDMIYTDGSYPTPGEVVDFAAGNAAMVDTFISMANTLESAPFEWGLVPLPSGPETSDGRTAVIGQSAVVAFAEGDHPDLAAEFVAFMTNEENSRKLSEFFPSIRTPLIDVDTLAAANPVLTPEQLQSVVVDGITHGRLAPTHTNMGDIQTEGRIGLETLWQPGADVQAALTGVCDRIGPLLSE
- a CDS encoding Ig-like domain-containing protein, translating into MVRRSRRELLRDLGAVGVGSSVLSALPAGLASAMAPVGNKPARNDPAADHVYVSLQGDDRWSGRLADPAPDGSDGPLRTLVEARDAVRRLKAQSGLTRPVHVVVRGGTHHLAEALLLTPEDSGTEECPIVWRAADGEHVVISGGRPIEGTWTRGSDGVWSTPIPVGWPFRTLFADGRRETLARYPNPDPEHPGRSYLYHGGQNPNLILAGLARGGDFVEYRFDVTTAATYDLWIGVATVEADNQDFLAVTVDGEPIALSVIDGSGGYRAIRYSRAGTGIALEPGEHRIRIESTTPPGGDHRVHLDALVFTDDPGVAADGPGLTPAAPGEHRVVIQAEDEDARVAGYSSIRFQRFIVSDVPATATDLYADPALVKAAWKDDPEALVDVVTVLQYWNELAPITAIDTARGIVSVDRPAAPGALQAGNYFFVSGVRSELDTPGEFYVDSTRGRLDYLPRDGADPNTSDFVAPYLERLVTLRGDAVGDARVEWVSFRGLTFSHTRGSLRYLSDRSPTDAAIQLDCAWHCTIEDCHITGVDGYGLWLHLDSCENVVQRNEIDDIGIGGVLLSGPVLDYLDLAPGMTLDPRPEVQGYAPLRNAFLRNHIHHGGRVRVLAAGFNLGSRPASTAYAAGNLIAFNDVHDMTRQGVFGFRHQGGNVIAYNRFTDVVTSTADTGAINLAVMTNLVAPNLVMHNVVDGARGLFRLGAEEVFPYGFGLYADHSASHFWFEGNLVVGASYPAMANGGQFNGYVNNVLADPGQFWFTDTDGIARGNRIERGVIANVRTADDVLYRLDVLPPLLDVVLADPRAVVATDRNVLFNGGRPVEMVPHRSLASWQDHGNDAASVAADPGFADPGAGDYRLLPSSPALALGIRSIDTANTGVGAQAQLPAIRTMAAVRAAAPLTAVDASTVRARLEIADAGLYRVYLRRDASTTAPQHLSVVIRHARGESRIVLDEVVNAGRNPPQRFGLYAGTHPFEPDGPAEVTVLQPGTATPVFPAEVVLLRVPRMPTAAAGVLWEATASAETPKLAIGRRTRIRVDAWTADGLALRTSLGSTTFASDAPDVATVNAAGLVTAVAPGQAHVTATVDHASGPVSAPPVRIVVGDLLWEVRVAAETELLGVGETTRLTVSGRTDTGASAEFTGAVVAYASDRPAVAAVDPSTGTITAVAEGSAVLTATVTQHGVTLTASTPLTVAARVTPLLSYGFDESSTGTEPAADAGAAPAAPGTFAGAARRSADTPLGTGASLDLAAGGVAYVTPGVAGSAKVNALAQFSVVLWLKLTADPAANDRIFGRGSALDWYVLAGSTAGAVSTLLQAGPLGLRPAAFDARDWQFLAVVGDGTGLRVYRGNRTTAVAEIGRVAGNGALPPAPSAELRLGSTTLTPADRTPPARLDAFRMYGLALPATQLELLRRRDLRTS